A portion of the Anabas testudineus chromosome 22, fAnaTes1.2, whole genome shotgun sequence genome contains these proteins:
- the fbxo30a gene encoding F-box only protein 30a yields MENLHPHCLKCINRRCMVRPETGVSCDLIGCPLVCGAVFHSCKLEEHRLLCPYERLPCLNSGFGCPFTIARIKMAQHLETCPASIVCCTMEWNRWPVSYADRKSYENLSKDFDEVEQLDMALALQDQRMLLESLKVTTTVSKNGDKEVDESDKMATASSLPDSMLSNCTVEMEEESYNELYRASVETSRSLAAALDILTNVDAIVGNLNGENTDKNRVIHNGENGHGCNGYVAEGGKNVDMQESDSDSECELGAVGGVDCAVAADGEDDGINWAEEHDFVELFFEEKEDIIEEPINNSNLVWPEVPQNYMPVVALEPPVPQPAPLSPPMPFLLSDHVRNNFLQHLPTELRYRWLDRKLQNVEVLRGISMFTFNGRRALLSDPYLFRAKMEDKAVDTSDLEVADDPMGLHGIDLITAALLFCLGDSPGGRGISDSRFVDGYHIDFGTQTFSFPSAILATNTMVGDIASASACDHASPQLSNPSPFHTLRLDLVLECVARYQTKQRSMFTFVCGQLFRRDEFSSHFKNVHGDIHAGLNGWMEQRCPLAYYGCTYSQRRFCPSVQGFRIIHDRHLGSFGVQPGLPSKRNSCRFGSKRDQFSSLPFEVLQHVASFLDSFSLCQLSRVSRTMRDVCASLLQMRGMVVLLWEKKPGADGSPSWQITDKVWRFSTAFGTVNEWKFANIASMADHLKKCKFNTIARREEAIPLPCMCFTRELTKEGRCLRSVLKPVA; encoded by the exons atggaGAATCTGCACCCCCATTGCCTTAAATGCATCAACAGAAGATGCATGGTAAGACCAGAGACGGGCGTTTCCTGTGACCTCATCGGGTGTCCCCTTGTCTGCGGGGCAGTTTTTCACTCATGCAAACTAGAAGAACATCGTCTGCTGTGTCCATATGAACGACTGCCTTGCCTAAACAGTGGGTTTGGCTGCCCTTTCACAATTGCAAGAATCAAGATGGCACAACATCTTGAGACCTGCCCAGCAAGTATAGTATGTTGTACTATGGAGTGGAACCGCTGGCCTGTGAGCTATGCTGATCGCAAGTCTTATGAAAACTTGAGCAAAGACTTTGATGAGGTGGAGCAGCTAGACATGGCCCTTGCTCTGCAGGATCAGAGGATGTTGTTAGAGTCACTGAAAGTTACAACCACCGTGTCAAAGAATGGAGATAAGGAAGTGGATGAAAGTGATAAGATGGCCACAGCATCAAGTTTACCAGACAGCATGTTAAGCAATTGTACAGTGGAAATGGAGGAAGAGTCCTATAATGAGCTCTATAGAGCCTCAGTGGAGACGAGCAGAAGCTTAGCAGCGGCCTTGGATATCCTCACTAATGTTGATGCAATTGTTGGGAATTTAAATGGGGAAAATACCGATAAGAATAGAGTTATCCACAATGGAGAAAATGGTCATGGTTGCAATGGTTATGTGGCTGAAGGTGGGAAGAATGTAGATATGCAAGAAAGTGACTCTGATTCAGAGTGTGAGCTCGGAGCAGTAGGTGGAGTGGACTGTGCAGTGGCAGCAGATGGAGAAGACGATGGTATTAACTGGGCAGAAGAACATGAttttgttgaattgttttttgaAGAGAAGGAGGATATTATTGAGGAGCCAATAAATAATTCCAACCTTGTCTGGCCAGAGGTGCCTCAAAATTACATGCCTGTTGTAGCACTGGAGCCTCCTGTGCCTCAACCAGCACCACTATCACCTCCAATGCCATTCCTGCTATCTGATCACGTGCGAAATAACTTCCTGCAACACTTACCCACTGAACTCAGGTATAGATGGTTAGACCGTAAACTACAGAATGTAGAAGTCCTTAGAGGCATaagtatgtttacatttaatggACGTCGGGCTCTGCTGTCAGACCCGTACTTGTTTCGGGCAAAGATGGAGGATAAGGCTGTAGACACATCTGACCTGGAGGTAGCAGATGACCCCATGGGCCTCCATGGCATCGATCTCATCACTGCAGCTTTGCTTTTTTGCCTGGGTGACTCTCCAGGTGGCAGAGGGATTTCAGACAGCAGGTTTGTCGATGGCTACCACATTGACTTTGGTACTCAGACATTCTCCTTTCCTTCAGCCATTCTTGCAACCAACACCATGGTGGGGGACATTGCTTCGGCCTCAGCCTGTGATCACGCCAGCCCTCAGCTTTCAAACCCCAGCCCCTTCCACACACTCAGGCTAGACCTTGTGCTCGAATGTGTAGCTCGATATCAAACCAAGCAGCGCTCCATGTTCACTTTTGTGTGTGGGCAGTTGTTCCGGCGGGATGAGTTCTCGTCTCATTTCAAAAATGTTCACGGGGATATTCACGCTGGACTCAATGGCTGGATGGAGCAACGCTGCCCCTTGGCCTATTATGGCTGCACCTACTCCCAGAGGCGATTCTGCCCATCTGTACAGGGCTTCAGGATCATACACGATAGACACCTAGGCTCCTTTGGGGTCCAGCCCGGTCTACCCTCAAAAAGAAACTCTTGCCGCTTTGGGTCTAAGCGTGATCAGTTTAGTAGTCTTCCATTTGAAGTATTACAACATGTAGCAAGTTTCCTGGATAGCTTCAGCTTATGCCAGCTGTCCAGAGTCTCCCGCACTATGAGGGATGTGTGTGCCAGTCTGCTCCAGATGCGTGGCATGGTCGTCCTGCTGTGGGAGAAGAAACCCGGTGCAGATGGCTCTCCTTCGTGGCAGATCACAGATAAG GTGTGGCGCTTCAGCACAGCTTTCGGTACAGTGAACGAGTGGAAGTTTGCGAATATCGCCAGCATGGCCGACCACCTTAAGAAGTGCAAGTTCAATACAATTGCTCGACGGGAAGAGGCCATTCCTTTGCCATGCATGTGTTTCACCAGAGAGCTCACAAAAGAGGGGAGGTGTTTACGTTCAGTTCTCAAACCAGTAGCATAA